In Geobacter anodireducens, a genomic segment contains:
- a CDS encoding pilus assembly protein — protein MLQKLRNRKGFTLIELLIVVAIIGILAAIAIPQFSAYREKAYNSAANSDLKNVKTGMESFMADNQEYPGKVDYAQ, from the coding sequence ATGCTACAGAAACTCAGAAACAGGAAAGGCTTCACCCTCATCGAGCTGCTGATCGTCGTTGCGATCATCGGTATCCTTGCTGCAATCGCGATCCCGCAGTTCTCGGCGTATCGTGAAAAGGCGTACAACTCTGCTGCCAACTCGGATTTGAAGAACGTTAAGACCGGTATGGAGTCGTTTATGGCCGATAATCAAGAATATCCCGGCAAAGTTGATTACGCTCAGTAA